In Acidobacteriota bacterium, the DNA window AATTCGGGCAAACCGGTCACGCCCGCGAGCGTGCGAATCGGATTGCCGACGCCGCCCCAGGCGACCGGCGCGGTATTCGCAATCAAACACAGCGTCGCCGCTTGAAAGGGATTGAAGCCCAAGCCGATCAGGAACGCGCCCGCAATCGCCACCGGCGCGCCGCCGCCGCCCGTGCCTTCCAAAAACGCGCCGAAGCAAAACGCGATCAGCACCAGTTGCAGCCGCTTGTCTGACGACAATCCGGCAATCGAATCTTTCATCACCTGAAACTGCCCCGTCTCACAAGCGATGTTGTACAAAAAGATCGAGGCCACGATGATCCACGCGATGCGCAGTATGCCGAAGATAAAGCCGTGAAAGGCCGCCGTGGTGACCAGCGCGGCGGGCATTTTGAACGCCACCAGCGCCAGCAGCACGGCCATCAGCATGCCGCTCAGCGCCGACACCCAGACGCGTTTTTTCAGCACGATCAGCACGAAAAACAACGTCAGCACCGGCAGCGACGAAACCGCCGTCGAGAGCGCACGATTGTGGAAAGGATCGTAAACTTGTTCCCAGATCATCATAAAAGTAGTCAGTAGTCAGTAGTCAGTAGCCGGTAGTCAGTAGCCGGTAGTCAGTAACCAGTAGTCGGTAGCCGGTAGTCAGTAGCGGCAACGGCGTTGTTAATCGTTGGCGGGGCGCGGCGGGTTCGCCCAATGGCCAGCCGGATCGGAACCACTGACGAGCACGCCTTTCAGGTTCCAATCCATGCCGGCGCGCACGTCTGCGGTGGTGTAACGCAACGTCAACCCGCAGCGCCGCCGCGCGGAGGTATTCGCCTCGGAACCGTGCAGCAACAGATCGGTGTGGATAGAAATTTCGCCCGCCCGCAGCACGTTGTTGACTGGCGCGCCGAAGCGTTCGGCCTCCGGCACAACTTGATTCAAAATGCTGGGGTCGCTCTCTTCGGTGAGTTGATAGGTCAGATGGCCGAAATGATGCGAGCCGGGAATGAAGCGCATACAGGCGTTTTCGACATCGGCGTCATCAATCGCCAGCCAGACAGTCACGGCCTTGGTCGGCGTCAGCGGCCAATAGCCCGCATCCTGATGCCAGCCGACGGTGCGTCCGTCACCTGGCAATTTGCAGAAAAAGTGCGCGCCCCAGCCGATGACATTTTCACCCAGCAGGTCTTTGACATACGCCACAATGCGCGCATCGGTGAGCAGGTCGTACACCTTGCCGTACAGCAGATG includes these proteins:
- a CDS encoding phytanoyl-CoA dioxygenase family protein, encoding MLQTQADSQPINHHFNPEFNKLYPEADRLAELAREFRFHEAGVAAPQTLTREQIAAFNRDGYISGIRIFTEAESAAHRRYFDELLTRVLAAGQDNYSIKTAHLLYGKVYDLLTDARIVAYVKDLLGENVIGWGAHFFCKLPGDGRTVGWHQDAGYWPLTPTKAVTVWLAIDDADVENACMRFIPGSHHFGHLTYQLTEESDPSILNQVVPEAERFGAPVNNVLRAGEISIHTDLLLHGSEANTSARRRCGLTLRYTTADVRAGMDWNLKGVLVSGSDPAGHWANPPRPAND